The Candidatus Goldiibacteriota bacterium nucleotide sequence AAGTTGCAACTTACAGCTGGCAAGTTACAACTTACAGCTGACAACTTACAACTTGAAGCTGTTACTTGTTACTTGTCACCTGTTACATATACTTTATGTATGCCTTCGCCTTTACTTCATCTATCCAGTCCTGCCACATTTTATCAACTTTACCCTCAATCAATTTCATTCTTACTTTATCTTTTACATCATCAAGCGTCTGCTCGCTTCCGCTTTTATAATCCAGTATCTTTATAACGTGATACGAACCGTCCGATTTCACGTTTACAACCTTATTCTTTGAAGGTTTTGCCAGCGCGTCCATAATGGGTTTTGCAAGCTGCGTGGTATCTATCCATCCAAGTTCCGCGGCGCTTATGCCGGAAACACCGTCAAGCGATGACGCGACTTTCTCAAAATCCTCTCCCGACTTTAAGCGCGAAGCAACCTCCGCGGCTTTCTGAGAACTATTTCCGGAATATCCCGGCATTATCATTACCTGGGAAATATTCACTTCATCGCCGACCTTAAATTCGCCTTTGTGCTCCTGATAATACTCTGACATTTCAGCTTCCGCCACAGGCGCTTTGCTTATAAAGTCCTGCTGTTTTTTCTGCTTTAATTTCG carries:
- a CDS encoding SurA N-terminal domain-containing protein; its protein translation is MQKIKIVVLLTALFIPAFLSAAPASDKIAAKVNDGLVLESEVNEAFEAMKAQLEAAGQKVSPDQLKKEILENLVQQKLLITIAQEEMVMVSEEAVADKVNEFLSGLRSRFANEEAFEEALNKEGLSYTDFRLKIESQVRDGLVFTKLKQKKQQDFISKAPVAEAEMSEYYQEHKGEFKVGDEVNISQVMIMPGYSGNSSQKAAEVASRLKSGEDFEKVASSLDGVSGISAAELGWIDTTQLAKPIMDALAKPSKNKVVNVKSDGSYHVIKILDYKSGSEQTLDDVKDKVRMKLIEGKVDKMWQDWIDEVKAKAYIKYM